The Pagrus major chromosome 17, Pma_NU_1.0 genome includes a region encoding these proteins:
- the ubr5 gene encoding E3 ubiquitin-protein ligase UBR5 isoform X1, translating to MTSIHFVVHPLPGTEDQLNDRLREVSEKLNKYSYNSHPHLSLLEQATLKQCVVGPNHAGFLLEDGRVCRISFAVQPDRLELSKPDGSDGSKLSSGSGTGRSSRPGRTSDPPWFLSGSDTLGRLAGNTLGSRWSSGVNGGSGGGGSGGGAGGGGAGGGSSGGGGSGGGGGGGGTSGRSSTAARDSRRQTRVIRTGRDRGSGLLGSQPQPVIPASVIPEELITQAQVVLQGKSRSVIIRELQRTNLDVNLAVNNLLSRDDEDGDDGDDTASESYLPGEDLMSLLDADIHSAHPSVIIDADAMFSEDISYFGYPSFRRSSLSRLGSSRVLLLPLERDSELLRERESVLRLRERRWLDGASFDTERGSTSREGEPSLDKKSIPVQSPVSLGEELQWWPDKDGVKFVSIGAMFSELVAVSSKGELYQWKWSEPEPYRNAQNPSVHHPRVSFLGLANEKITLLSANSIRATVATETNKVATWVDDTLSTVASKLEHSAQAFPELQGERMVSLHCCALYTCAQLENSLYWWGVVPFSQRKKMLEKARAKNKKPKSSAGISSIPNITVGTQVCLRNNPLYHAGAVAFSVSAGIPKVGVLLESVWNMNDSCRFQLRSPESLKNMEKTTKTQEIKTESKPELVKTEMGPPPSPASTCSDTSSIASSASLPYKRRRSTPAPKEEEKVNEEQWPLREVVFVEDVKNVPVGKVLKVDGAYVAVKFPGTSSSMSNQSTAAPTDSDPSSLLQDCRLLRIDELQVVKTGGTPKVPDCFQRTPKKLCIPEKAEILAVNVDSKGVHAVLKTGNWVRYCIFDLATGKAEQENNFPTSNLAFLGQSERNVAIFTAGQESPIILRDGNGTIYPMAKDCMGGIRDPDWLDLPPINSLGMGVHSLANLPSNSTIKKKAAIIIMAVEKQTLMQHVLRCDYEACRQYLVNLEQAFLLDQGSQALGALLDHRCDGNRNILHAAVSVCFPVSNKETKEEEEAERSERNTFAERLSAVEAIANAISVVSSNSSGNRTGSSSSRGLRLREMMRRSLRAAGLGRHESGPSSSDHQDPVSPPIAPPSWVPDPPPMDPDGDIDFILAPAVGSLTTASTGTSQGPSTSTIPGPSTESSVVESKDRKANAHLILKLMCDSVVLRPHLRELLSAKDARGMTPFMLAVSGRAYPAAITVLEAAQKMAKVGDPGIAEKEDADSVFMEMICPSGTNPDDSPLYVLCCNDTCSFTWTGAEHINQDIFECRTCGLLESLCCCTECARVCHKGHDCKLKRTSPTAYCDCWEKCKCKTLIAGQKAARLDLLYRLLTTTNLVTTPNSRGEHILLFLVQTVARQSVEHCQYRPPRIREDRNRKAANAEDSDMPDHDLEPPRFAQLALERVLQDWNALKSMIMFGSQENKDPLSASSRIAHLLPEEQVYLNQQSGTIRLDCFTHCLIVKCAPDITFIDTLLGTLVKELQNKYTPGRREEAVNVTRRFLRSVARVFVILSVEMASSKKKNNFIPQPIGKCRRVFQALLPYAVEELCNVAESLIVPVRMGIARPTAPFTLASTSIDAVQGSEELFSVEPLPPRPSPDQSSSSSQTAASYIIRNPQPRRSSQSQPVRGRDEEQDDIVSADVEEVEVVEGVAGEEDHHDDQEEQGEENAEAEGQHDEHDEDGSDMELDLLAAAETESDSESNHSNQDNASGRRSVVTAATAGSEAGSRVSLAFPIFGASSVPAFFSEDDSQSNDSSDSDSSSSQSDDVDQETFLLDEPLERTTSASHANSAAQAPRSMQWAVRNTPSQRATGSAPTSSSTPAASSTGLIYIDPTNLRRSSAISSSAAAAAAALEASNSSSYLTSASSLARAYSIVIRQISDLMSLIPKYNHLVYSQYPAAVKLTYQDAVNLQNYVEEKLIPTWNWMVSIMDSTEAQLRYGSALSSAGDPGHPSHPLHASQHSARRERMTAREEASLRTLEGRRRAATLLTARQGMMSARGDFLNYALSLMRSHNDEHSDVLPVLDVCSLKHVAYVFQALIYWIKAMNQQTTLDTPQMDRKRNREILELGLDNEDSEHENDEDTNQSSTLQDKDEDPVPAETGQNHPFFRRSDSMTFLGCIPPNPFDVPLAEAIPLADQPHLLQPNARKEDLFGRPSQGLYSSSYMATKGLAEASMDRNCLEVNMGSSLPSPSQILPTKMSYSANLKNVMSMETGQRSTGNQSLAEQELEASKPGPSPHDLAAQLKSSLLAEIGLTESDGPPLPSFRPHCSFMGMMISHDMLLGRWRLSLELFGRVFMEDVGAEPGSILTELGGFEVKESKFRREMEKLRNLQSRDLALEVDRDRDQLIQQTMRQLNTHFGRRCTTTPMAVHRVKVTFKDEPGEGSGVARSFYTAIALALLSNDKLPNLDCVQSVSKGMQASSTCHHDYNSNLMQRLRNRDRERERRSGGLRAGSRRDRDRDSRRQLSIDTRPFRPSSEGNPSDEPDPLPAHRQALGERLYPRVHAMQPAFASKITGMLLELSPAQLLLLLASEDSLRARVEEAMELLIAHGRENGADSILDLGLLEAPEKAQQQENRKRHGSTRSVVDMELDDPDDGDDNAPLFYQPGKRGFYSPRPGKNTEARLNCFRNIGRILGLCLLQNELCPITLNRHVIKVLLGRKVNWHDFAFFDPVMYESLRQLIRHSQAGEADAVFAAMDLAFAIDLCKEEGAGQVELLSGGVNMPVTPLNVYEYVRKYAEHRMLVVAEQPLHAMRKGLLDVLPKNALEDLTAEDFRLLVNGCGEVNVQMLISFTSFNDESGENAEKLLQFKRWFWSIVEKMSMTERQDLVYFWTSSPSLPASEEGFQPMPSITIRPPDDQHLPTANTCISRLYVPLYSSKQILKQKLLLAIKTKNFGFV from the exons ATGACATCTATACACTTCGTGGTTCACCCGCTGCCCGGGACCGAGGATCAGCTCAATGACAG GCTCCGTGAAGTTTCAGAGAAACTCAACAAATACAGCTACAACAG TCATCCACACCttagtctgctggagcaggcCACCTTAAAACAATGTGTTGTCGGTCCAAACCATGCTGGATTTCTCCTTGAG GATGGGCGCGTGTGTCGAATCAGCTTTGCTGTCCAGCCTGATCGCCTGGAGCTCAGCAAACCGGATGGCAGCGATGG TTCAAAGTTGAGCAGTGGTTCAGGGACAGGAAGGAGCTCCAGGCCAGGCAGGACTAGTGATCCGCCCTGGTTCCTGTCTGGCTCTGACACACTTGGCAGACTGGCAGGCAACACCCTTGG GAGTCGCTGGAGCTCTGGCGTTAACGGaggcagtggaggaggtgggagtggaggaggagcagggggaggtggagcaggaggtggcagcagtggaggaggtggaagtggaggtggaggcggTGGTGGAGGCACGTCGGGCAGGTCGTCAACAGCAGCTCGTGATTCCCGTCGACAGACCAGGGTGATCCGTACAGGAAGGGACCGTGGCTCAGGACTTCTAGGAAGCCAGCCTCAGCCTGTCATACCAGCTTCTGTCATCCCTGAAGAGCTCATTACTCAG GCCCAAGTAGTCCTTCAGGGGAAGTCCAGGAGTGTGATAATTAGGGAACTCCAGAGGACCAACCTGGATGTCAACCTCGCCGTCAACAACCTGCTGAGCCGGGACGATGAagatggagatgatggagatGACACAGCCAGCGAGTCCTACCTCCCAGGAG AGGACCTGATGTCCCTGTTGGATGCAGACATTCACTCAGCTCATCCCAGCGTGATTATTGATGCTGATGCCATGTTCTCTGAGGACATCAGCTACTTTGGCTACCCCTCTTTTAGACGTTCATCGCTGTCACGCCTTGGATCCTCCAGAG TTCTCCTTCTTCCCTTAGAGCGCGACTCAGAGCTGTTGCGTGAGCGTGAGTCTGTATTGAGGTTACGTGAGCGCCGGTGGCTGGATGGGGCCTCGTTCGACACAGAGCGAGGCTCCACCAGCCGTGAGGGCGAGCCCAGCTTGGACAAGAAGAGCATCCCGGTCCAGAGCCCTGTCTCCTTGGGAGAGGAGCTCCAGTGGTGGCCTGACAAG GATGGTGTGAAGTTTGTGAGCATCGGAGCCATGTTCTCAGAGCTGGTTGCAGTCAGCTCCAAGGGAGAGCTTTATCAGTGGAAGTGGAGTGAACCTGAACCCTACAGGAATGCACAG AATCCTTCCGTTCATCACCCACGTGTGTCCTTCCTGGGCCTGGCCAATGAGAAGATCACCTTATTGTCTGCCAATAGCATCAGAGCCACTGTAGCTACAGAGACCAACAAG GTGGCCACCTGGGTGGACGACACACTGAGCACAGTAGCCTCTAAGCTGGAGCACAGTGCTCAGGCTTTCCCTGAGCTGCAGGGGGAACGTATGGTGTCACTGCACTGCTGTGCTCTCTACACGTGTGCACAGCTTGAGAATAGCCTCTACTGGTG GGGTGTTGTGCCTTTTAGTCAACGGAAGAAGATGCTTGAAAAGGCCAGAGCCAAGAACAAAAAGCCAAAGTCCAGCGCTGGCATCTCCTCGATACCCAACATCACCGTGGGAACACAG GTGTGCTTGAGGAATAACCCCCTCTACCATGCCGGTGCAGTGGCCTTTTCTGTCAGTGCTGGGATTCCCAAAGTGGGTGTCCTGTTGGAGTCTGTCTGGAATATGAATGACAGTTGCAGGTTCCAGCTACGCTCACCAGAGAGCCTCAAGAACATGGAGAAGACCACTAAGACCCAAGAAATCAA GACGGAAAGCAAGCCGGAGCTGGTGAAGACTGAGATGGGTCCTCCTCCATCCCCAGCATCTACCTGCAGTGATACCTCTTCCATTGCTAGCAGTGCCTCACTGCCCTACA AGCGAAGGCGTTCTACTCCGGCTcccaaagaggaagagaaggtgAATGAGGAACAGTGGCCCCTCAGGGAGGTGGTGTTTGTGGAGgatgttaaaaatgtccctGTGGGAAAG GTGCTTAAAGTGGATGGTGCGTATGTTGCTGTGAAGTTTCCAGGGACATCAAGCAGCATGAGCAACCAGAGCACTGCTGCTCCCACTGATTCAGACCCATCATCACTGTTACAGGACTGTAGGCTCCTCAGAATAGATGAGTTGCAG GTGGTCAAAACTGGTGGGACTCCTAAAGTTCCTGATTGTTTTCAGCGCACACCTAAAAAGCTCTGTATCCCAGAAAAGGCAGAGATTCTTGCAGTAAATGTTGACTCCAAAG GAGTCCACGCAGTTCTGAAAACTGGTAACTGGGTAAGGTACTGTATCTTTGACCTGGCCACAGGCAAAGCTGAACAGGAGAATAACTTCCCCACTAGCAACCTGGCCTTCCTAGGGCAGAGTGAGCGCAATGTTGCCATCTTCACTGCAGGACAG GAATCTCCCATCATCCTCCGAGATGGAAATGGCACAATCTACCCCATGGCCAAAGACTGCATGGGTGGAATACGAGATCCGGATTGGTTGGACCTGCCACCTATTAACAGCCTGGGGATGGGGGTGCACTCTCTGGCCAACCTCCCATCTAACTCCACAATTAAAAAGAAAGctgctattattattatggcTGTCGAG AAACAGACGCTGATGCAGCATGTCCTGCGTTGTGACTATGAGGCGTGTCGGCAGTACTTGGTGAACCTTGAGCAGGCTTTCCTCTTGGATCAGGGCAGTCAGGCCCTTGGAGCACTTCTCGATCATCGCTGTGATGGAAATCGCAACATCCTCCATGCcgctgtctctgtctgcttcccTGTCAGTAACAAGGAGACCAAAGAGGAAGAAG AAGCTGAAAGGTCTGAGAGAAACACATTTGCAGAACGTCTCTCTGCTGTGGAGGCAATTGCCAATGCCATCTCTGTGGTTTCAAGCAACAGTTCTGGGAACAGGACTGGCTCCTCCAGTAGCAGAGG CCTTCGTCTGAGGGAGATGATGCGGAGATCTCTAAGAGCAGCAGGCCTCGGCCGTCATGAGTCTGGCCCTTCATCAAGTGACCACCAGGACCCTGTGTCACCACCCATTGCCCCACCAAGTTGGGTCCCTGACCCCCCACCAATGGACCCTG ATGGTGACATAGACTTCATTCTAGCACCAGCTGTGGGTTCACTCACCACTGCCTCCACTGGGACCAGCCAGGGACCAAGCACCTCTACCATACCAG GGCCATCCACTGAGTCATCTGTGGTTGAATCTAAAGACAGGAAGGCCAACGCCCACCTCATCCTAAAGCTGATGTGTGACAGTGTTGTTCTGAGGCCACACCTACGGGAGCTGCTCTCTGCCAA GGATGCCCGTGGAATGACCCCATTCATGCTGGCAGTCAGTGGGCGAGCCTACCCGGCAGCTATCACTGTGCTGGAGGCTGCTCAGAAAATGGCAAAGG TGGGTGATCCAGGCATTGCCGAGAAGGAGGATGCAGATTCTGTGTTCATGGAAATGATTTGCCCCTCGGGGACCAACCCAGACGATTCGCCCCTCTATGTCCTCTGCTGCAACGACACCTGCAGTTTCACTTGGACTGGAGCTGAGCACATTAACCAG GATATCTTTGAGTGTCGTACCTGTGGTCTGCTCgagtccctctgctgctgcactgaatGCGCAAGGGTGTGTCACAAAGGACATGACTGCAA GCTGAAGAGGACCTCCCCCACAGCATACTGTGACTGTTGGGAGAAATGCAAGTGTAAAACGCTGATCGCCGGCCAGAAGGCTGCTCGCCTGGATCTGCTGTACAGGTTACTCACAACCACTAACCTGGTCACAACACCAAACAGCAG GGGAGAGCATATATTACTGTTCCTGGTGCAGACTGTTGCAAGGCAGAGTGTTGAGCACTGTCAGTACAGACCACCACGTATCAGAGAAGACAGGAACCGCAAGGCTGCTAATGCAGAAG ACTCTGATATGCCAGACCATGACCTGGAACCTCCCCGCTTTGCTCAGCTGGCTCTGGAGAGGGTCCTGCAGGACTGGAATGCCCTCAAGTCTATGATCATGTTTGGTTCTCAAGAGAATAAAGACCC ACTTAGTGCCAGCAGCAGAATTGCCCATCTCCTGCCTGAAGAGCAGGTCTACTTGAATCAGCAGAGTGGCACCATTCGCCTTGACTGTTTCACCCACTGCCTCATTGTCAAGTGTGCTCCTGACATCACT TTCATAGACACCTTACTGGGTACTCTAGTAAAGGAGCTGCAGAACAAATACACTCCTGGCCGGAGAGAGGAGGCGGTCAATGTCACCAGGAGGTTCCTACGCTCTGTAGCCCGGGTGTTCGTCATCCTCAGCGTGGAGATGGCCTCATCCaagaagaaaaa CAACTTCATCCCCCAGCCGATTGGGAAATGTCGGCGAGTTTTCCAAGCTCTGCTACCATATGCTGTGGAGGAGCTGTGTAACGTTGCAGAGTCACTGATCGTTCCAGTGCGAATGGGCATAGCAAGACCTACTGCTCCATTCACTTTGGCCAGCACCAGTATTGATGCTGTTCAGGGCAGTGAAGAGCTCTTCTCTGTTGAGCCACTGCCTCCGAGACCCTCACCAGACCAGTCCAGCAG ttCCAGCCAGACAGCTGCCTCTTATATCATCAGGAACCCCCAGCCTCGGCGCAGCAGCCAGTCTCAGCCTGTCAGAGGAAGAGACGAGGAGCAGGATGACATCGTATCAGCAGATGTGGAAGAG GTTGAAGTTGTAGAGGGAGTAGCAGGTGAGGAAGACCATCATGACGACCAAGAGGAACAGGGAGAGGAAAATGCTGAGGCAGAAGGGCAGCATGATGAGCACGATGAGGatg GAAGTGACATGGAGCTGGAcctgctggctgcagctgaAACTGAGAGCGACAGTGAAAGTAACCACAGCAATCAGGATAATGCTAGTGGCCGCAGGAGCGTCGTGACAGCAGCCACCGCTGGCTCTGAAGCAG GCAGTAGGGTGTCCTTGGCATTTCCTATTTTTG GTGCCAGCAGTGTCCCTGCCTTCTTTTCAGAGGACGACTCCCAGTCCAATGACTCCAGTGACtccgacagcagcagcagtcagagcGACGATGTTGACCAGGAGACATTCCTTTTGGATGAGCCCCTGGAAAGGACGACCAGCGCCTCCCATGCCAACAGTGCAGCCCAGGCTCCTCGCTCCATGCAGTGGGCTGTTAGAAACACCCCCAGCCAGAGGGCCACAGGAAGTGCTCCCACCAGCTCCTCAACACCAGCTG CAAGCTCCACAGGCCTGATATATATTGACCCTACCAACCTGCGTCGCTCCAGCGCTATCAGctccagtgctgctgctgcggcggcAGCTCTCGAGGCCAGCAACTCCAGCAGCTATCTTACATCTGCCAGCAGCCTGGCCAGGGCCTACAGCATTGTCATCAGGCAGATCTCAGACCTCATGAGTCTGATTCCCAAGTACAACCATCTAGTCTACTCACAGTACCCTGCTGCTGTTAAGCTCACCTACCAGGATGCAGTTAACTTGCAG AACTATGTTGAAGAAAAGCTGATTCCCACCTGGAACTGGATGGTGTCCATCATGGATTCCACAGAGGCTCAGTTGCGATATGGCTCAGCCCTGTCATCTGCTGGAGACCCGGGTCACCCCAGTCACCCGCTCCACGCCTCTCAGCACTCTGCTCGGAGGGAACGCATGACAGCACGTGAGGAGGCCAGCCTCCGCACTCTGGAAGGAcgcag gAGAGCAGCTACCCTGCTGACAGCTCGTCAGGGCATGATGTCGGCACGGGGCGACTTCCTGAACTACGCCTTATCACTGATGCGCTCCCACAATGATGAGCACTCTGATGTGCTTCCTGTGCTGGACGTGTGCTCACTGAAACACGTGGCATATGTTTTCCAGGCTCTTATCTACTGGATTAAGGCCATGAACCAGCAGACCACTTTGGATACCCCACAGATGGACAGAAAGAG GAATCGCGAGATTTTGGAACTTGGTTTGGACAATGAGGATTCTGAACATGAGAACGATGAGGACACCAATCAGA GTTCAACGCTGCAGGACAAGGATGAGGACCCAGTTCCAGCTGAAACGGGTCAGAACCATCCTTTCTTCCGGCGCTCTGACTCCATGACCTTCCTGGGCTGCATCCCACCCAACCCCTTTGATGTCCCCCTGGCTGAGGCCATTCCACTGGCAGACCAGCCCCACCTCCTGCAG CCTAATGCCAGGAAGGAGGATCTGTTTGGTCGTCCCTCTCAGGGTTTGTACTCCTCCTCCTACATGGCAACCAAAGGCCTGGCTGAGGCAAGCATGGACAGGAACTGCCTGGAGGTAAACATGGGCTCCTCTCTACCCTCCCCCTCTCAG ATCCTGCCCACTAAGATGTCTTACTCAGCCAATCTGAAGAATGTGATGAGTATGGAAACTGGCCAGAGGAGCACTGGGAATCAGTCACTTGCAGAGCAGGAGCTGGAGGCTTCAAAACCAGGCCCTTCACCCCATGACCTCGCTGCCCAGCTGAAGAGCAGCCTTCTTGCCGAGATTGGCCTCACTGAGAGCGATGGACCTCCTCTGCCATCATTCAG acctcactgtagTTTCATGGGGATGATGATTTCACATGACATGCTACTAGGCCGCTGGCGTCTGTCACTGGAGCTCTTTGGTCGTGTCTTCATGGAGGATGTTGGAGCTGAACCTGGATCG ATCCTCACGGAGTTGGGTGGTTTTGAAGTAAAGGAATCCAAGTTCCGTCGGGAGATGGAGAAGCTGAGGAATCTGCAGTCCCGTGACCTGGCCCTGGAGGTGGATCGGGACCGAGACCAGCTAATACAGCAGACCATGCGTCAGCTAAACACGCACTTTGGCAGGCGTTGCACGACCACACCCATGGCCGTGCACCGGGTGAAGGTCACCTTCAAAGATGAGCCGGGCGAAGGCAGCGGCGTGGCCCGCAGCTTCTACACAGCCATCGCCCTGGCCCTCCTCTCCAACGATAAGCTGCCCAACCTGGACTGTGTTCAGAGTGTCAGCAAGGGCATGCAGGCCAGCAGTACGTGTCATCACGATTACAATTCAA ATCTAATGCAGCGCTTGAGAAACAGAGATCGGGAAAGAGAGAGGCGAAGTGGAGGGCTTCGAGCAGGATCTCGGAGAGATCGAGACAG AGACTCAAGGAGGCAGCTGTCCATAGATACCAGGCCTTTTAGGCCTTCATCAGAGGGAAACCCCAGTGATGAGCCCGACCCCCTGCCTGCACACAGACAAGCCCTGGGTGAAAGGCTCTACCCACGTGTTCACGCAATGCAACCG GCGTTTGCCAGTAAAATCACAGGCATGTTGCTGGAGCTGTCCCCtgcccagctgctgctgttgctggcTAGTGAGGATTCTCTCCGAGCCAGGGTAGAGGAGGCCATGGAGCTTCTCATCGCACATGGAAG GGAAAATGGTGCTGACAGCATATTGGATCTGGGTCTCCTGGAGGCTCCAGAGAAAGCACAA CAGCAGGAGAACCGTAAGCGTCATGGCTCAACACGCAGTGTGGTTGACATGGAGCTGGACGACCCAGATGACGGTGACGACAACGCTCCTCTCTTCTACCAGCCTGGCAAACGAGGCTTCTACTCCCCTCGACCTGGCAAGAATACAGAGGCCAGACTGAACTGCTTCCGTAACATTGGCAG GATACTGGGGTTATGTCTGCTTCAGAATGAACTCTGTCCAATCACATTGAACAGACATGTCATCAAAGTGCTGCTTGGGAGGAAG GTGAACTGGCATGATTTTGCCTTCTTTGACCCGGTCATGTATGAGAGCCTGCGGCAGCTGATCCGCCATTCTCAGGCTGGTGAAGCAGATGCAGTATTTGCTGCGATGGATCTGGCCTTCGCCATTGACCTCTGTAAAGAGGAAGGGGCTGGACAG GTGGAGCTTCTGTCTGGTGGGGTCAACATGCCAGTAACTCCCCTCAACGTGTACGAGTATGTGAGGAAGTATGCAGAGCACAGAATGCTGGTGGTGGCTGAGCAGCCTCTTCAT GCAATGAGGAAGGGTTTGCTAGATGTACTCCCTAAGAACGCCCTGGAGGACTTGACGGCTGAGGACTTCAGGCTGCTGGTCAACGGCTGTGGAGAAGTCAACGTCCAGATGCTCATTAGCTTCACATCTTTCAATGATGAATCTG